In the genome of Terribacillus sp. FSL K6-0262, one region contains:
- the menC gene encoding o-succinylbenzoate synthase yields the protein MKIKKIVLRKLKMDLKKPFLVSFGELKHKDFIVAEVHSGNHIGYGDCSAMPFPYYSEETNKTAWHILEDYLIPLIYSQEEITHPEEVYHLFKHIRRNNMAKSALDCAIWDLYAKEQGIPLAQALGGVRKQVETGVSIGIQESPEALVEVVRQHRAEGYKRVKVKIKPGSDLAFLKAVREEFPEVMLMADANSAYTLKDIGLFKELDKLNMIMIEQPLSHDDIVDHAKLQAEVNTRICLDESIHSVEDARKAIELGSTGTINIKVARVGGLTAAKKIQALCAGYDIPVWCGGMVDSGIGRAHNIAAATLPNYQFPNDIPASDRYYIQDFVTPDAVLDSESRIHVLDKPGIGFEPIPDIYERYTYERKEFLRPNVLV from the coding sequence ATGAAAATCAAAAAAATAGTGCTGCGTAAACTGAAAATGGATTTGAAGAAGCCATTTCTCGTAAGCTTTGGTGAATTGAAACATAAGGATTTTATTGTTGCCGAAGTACATTCCGGGAATCACATTGGTTATGGGGATTGCTCTGCTATGCCGTTTCCTTACTACAGTGAAGAGACAAATAAGACTGCTTGGCATATTCTCGAAGATTATCTGATTCCCTTGATTTATTCGCAGGAAGAGATCACACATCCGGAGGAAGTATATCATCTTTTCAAGCATATACGAAGAAATAATATGGCGAAATCGGCGCTGGACTGCGCAATCTGGGATTTATACGCCAAAGAACAAGGCATTCCGCTTGCGCAGGCATTGGGTGGTGTACGCAAGCAGGTGGAGACCGGTGTAAGCATCGGTATTCAGGAAAGTCCGGAGGCATTGGTGGAAGTCGTCAGACAGCATCGTGCGGAGGGTTATAAACGGGTAAAGGTAAAAATCAAGCCCGGCAGTGATCTTGCATTCCTGAAAGCTGTACGCGAAGAATTCCCTGAGGTCATGCTGATGGCCGATGCAAATTCTGCCTATACATTAAAGGATATCGGATTATTTAAGGAACTCGACAAGCTTAATATGATCATGATCGAACAGCCGCTTTCCCATGACGATATTGTAGACCACGCCAAGCTTCAAGCGGAGGTAAACACGAGAATTTGCCTGGATGAAAGTATACATTCAGTCGAAGATGCCAGAAAGGCGATAGAGCTCGGGAGTACGGGGACAATCAACATCAAAGTGGCACGTGTCGGAGGCTTGACTGCAGCTAAAAAAATTCAAGCGCTTTGTGCAGGATACGATATTCCGGTTTGGTGCGGAGGCATGGTGGATTCGGGTATAGGACGAGCCCATAATATAGCGGCAGCCACCCTTCCAAATTATCAATTCCCAAACGATATCCCAGCTTCAGACAGATACTATATACAAGATTTCGTTACACCGGATGCAGTATTGGACAGTGAAAGCAGGATTCACGTGTTGGATAAACCAGGAATCGGATTTGAACCAATCCCTGATATCTATGAACGATATACGTATGAAAGGAAGGAATTCCTTCGTCCGAATGTGCTTGTTTAA
- a CDS encoding iron ABC transporter permease, protein MKTAKKSRQAILMIALAALILVTIIIGMGLGPASLSYDRLLPTLLGNGTFPESFVLFDVRLPRIAVTLLAGMALALAGTILQGITRNDLTDPGIIGINSGAGLGIAVFFLFMPIDAGNFAYVLPLVGFASALVTAMLIYLFSYRKRHGLQPVRLVLVGVGFSMALSGMMIVLISSADREKVDFIAKWLAGNIWGTDWPFVLALLPWIIVIFPLTLYMANRLNVLALSEEVGVGIGVQLTRDRIILLVAAVAIAAAAVSVAGGISFVGLMAPHIARALVGARHQYVLPVAALIGGWLLLLADTIGRNIATADGLPAGIVVAFIGAPYFLYLLLKK, encoded by the coding sequence ATGAAAACAGCTAAAAAAAGCAGACAGGCCATCCTGATGATCGCATTGGCTGCCCTCATTCTGGTCACCATCATCATTGGGATGGGACTTGGTCCTGCTTCACTTTCCTATGATCGTTTACTGCCGACATTACTCGGTAATGGGACCTTTCCCGAATCATTTGTCCTATTTGATGTGCGGCTCCCCCGCATTGCGGTCACGCTGCTTGCCGGGATGGCATTGGCACTGGCCGGTACAATCCTGCAAGGCATCACCCGGAATGACCTGACCGACCCTGGTATCATCGGGATCAACTCAGGAGCTGGGCTAGGTATCGCCGTGTTCTTTTTGTTCATGCCGATCGATGCCGGAAACTTTGCTTATGTCCTGCCTCTTGTCGGCTTTGCCAGCGCGCTGGTGACTGCTATGCTGATTTACCTGTTTTCTTATCGTAAAAGACATGGACTGCAGCCAGTTCGACTTGTATTAGTCGGAGTCGGTTTTTCCATGGCTCTCTCAGGTATGATGATCGTCTTGATATCCTCGGCCGATAGGGAAAAAGTCGATTTCATAGCCAAATGGCTGGCGGGGAATATTTGGGGGACGGACTGGCCATTCGTCCTTGCACTGCTGCCGTGGATCATTGTCATCTTTCCGTTGACCCTTTATATGGCGAATCGGCTGAACGTATTGGCCCTAAGCGAAGAAGTCGGAGTCGGCATCGGCGTCCAGCTGACCCGGGATCGGATCATATTGCTGGTGGCAGCGGTCGCCATTGCGGCAGCAGCCGTTTCCGTTGCTGGCGGCATCAGCTTCGTCGGGCTGATGGCACCCCATATTGCACGTGCACTTGTCGGCGCGAGACATCAATATGTCCTTCCCGTCGCTGCCTTGATCGGAGGCTGGCTCCTGCTGTTGGCAGATACGATCGGACGGAATATCGCGACTGCTGACGGCCTGCCTGCCGGTATCGTCGTGGCCTTTATTGGTGCTCCGTACTTCCTTTATCTATTGCTGAAAAAATAG
- a CDS encoding iron ABC transporter permease gives MKNIPFALKLFIGLILSIAAFVLALSLGAADISLRDVWNALFSSHTNDDILVIRENRLPREIGAFFVGAALAVAGAIMQGLTRNPLADPGLLGLTAGANAALAAAMAFIPDANYIVIIIACFIGAAIGAGLVFGIGSLRLGGLSPVKVVLAGAAVSALLYAVSEAIGLSFKLSKQVSAWTAGGLVGVNWTQLQLIIPIILAGILLSLFLSHQLTLLSLSDEVAVGLGQKTFAIKALLFLVTILLAGASVALVGNMTFIGLMIPHIVRFFAGTDYRYILPLSFFAGGTFMLLADTAARTVNAPYETPLVAIVAALGLPFFLFIVHRGGRAYS, from the coding sequence ATGAAGAACATACCATTTGCTTTGAAACTTTTCATTGGACTTATTTTATCCATTGCGGCATTTGTCTTGGCTTTATCCCTTGGAGCGGCTGATATTTCCTTACGTGATGTATGGAATGCGTTATTCAGCAGCCATACCAACGATGATATCCTGGTCATCCGCGAAAACAGGCTGCCGCGTGAAATCGGGGCCTTCTTCGTCGGAGCTGCCCTGGCTGTGGCAGGTGCCATCATGCAAGGATTGACCCGAAACCCGCTGGCAGACCCAGGACTGCTCGGTTTGACAGCTGGAGCCAATGCAGCACTCGCTGCTGCCATGGCCTTCATTCCCGATGCGAATTATATCGTCATCATCATCGCCTGCTTCATCGGCGCTGCCATCGGTGCCGGTCTTGTGTTCGGGATCGGTTCCCTCCGCCTGGGCGGCCTTTCCCCGGTCAAGGTCGTGCTGGCAGGCGCTGCTGTGTCCGCCCTGTTATATGCAGTTTCAGAAGCTATCGGCTTGAGCTTTAAACTGTCCAAGCAAGTCTCTGCCTGGACAGCCGGAGGATTGGTCGGCGTCAATTGGACACAGCTGCAGCTCATCATACCGATCATACTGGCAGGCATCCTATTATCGCTATTCCTATCCCATCAGCTGACACTGCTCAGTTTGAGTGATGAGGTTGCTGTCGGACTTGGTCAGAAGACATTCGCAATCAAAGCGCTGTTATTCCTTGTGACCATCCTGCTGGCAGGGGCATCTGTCGCATTGGTCGGAAACATGACCTTCATTGGTTTGATGATTCCTCACATCGTCCGCTTTTTTGCTGGGACGGATTATCGTTATATATTGCCGTTGTCCTTCTTTGCCGGCGGAACCTTCATGCTTTTGGCTGATACAGCTGCCCGGACGGTAAATGCACCATATGAAACGCCGCTTGTAGCTATCGTAGCTGCGCTCGGTCTGCCATTCTTCTTATTCATCGTTCATCGGGGAGGTCGGGCTTACTCATGA